Proteins from a single region of Rhea pennata isolate bPtePen1 chromosome 4, bPtePen1.pri, whole genome shotgun sequence:
- the NDNF gene encoding protein NDNF, with product MLLLHCALLLLLLPLSSRTQKLPTRDEELFQMQIRDKAFFHDSSVIPDGAEISSYLFRDTPKRYFFVVEEDNTPLAVTVTPCDAPLEWKLSVQDLPEEASGEGSGEPEPLEQQKQQITNEEGTELFSYKGNDVEYFVSSSSPSGLYQLDLLSTEKDTHFKVYATTTPESDQPYPELPYDPRIDVTSLGRTTVTLAWKPSPTASLLKQPIQYCIVINKEHNFKSLCAVEAKLSSDDAFMMAPKPGLDFSPFDFAHFGFPSDNNSGKERGFLKSSSKFGRQMSSKPRVDLHKICIGNKNIFTVSDLKPDTQYYFDMFAVNTNTNMSTAYIGTFARTKEEAKQKTVELKDGKVTDVFIKRKGAKFLRFAPVSSHQKVIFSVHSCLDAVQIQVRRDGKLLLSQNVEGVRQFQLRGKAKAKYLIRLKGSKKGASMLKILATTRPNKQSFPSLPEDTRIKAFDKLRTCSSVTVAWLGTQERNKFCIYKKEVDDNYNEEQKKREQNQCLGPDTRKKSEKVLCKYFHSQNIQKAVTTETIRGLQPGKSYLLDVYVIGHGGHSVKYQSKLVKTRKFC from the exons ATGCTCCTACTTcactgtgctctgcttttgctgctgctgccgctcaGCTCAAGGACACAGAAGCTGCCTACCAGAGATGAGGAGCTCTTCCAAATGCAGATCCGGgacaaagcattttttcatgATTCATCAGTAATCCCAGATGGAGCTGAAATTAGCAGCTATCTCTTCCGAGACACACCTAAAAG GTATTTCTTTGTGGTAGAAGAGGACAACACTCCCTTAGCAGTGACAGTGACACCATGCGATGCCCCTCTGGAGTGGAAACTGAGTGTGCAAGATCTCCCAGAGGAAGCCAGTGGAGAAGGTTCAG GTGAACCAGAACCTCTtgagcagcagaaacagcagattACTAATGAAGAAGGCACAGAGCTGTTCTCTTACAAAGGCAATGATGTTGAATATTTTGTGTCCTCTAGTTCCCCATCTGGTTTGTACCAACTAGATCTGCTGTCAACAGAGAAGGATACACATTTTAAAGTCTATGCAACCACTACTCCAGAATCAGACCAACCTTATCCTGAATTACCTTATGATCCTAGAATTGATGTCACTTCTCTGGGACGTACAACAGTGACGCTAGCATGGAAACCAAGTCCCACTGCCTCTTTACTGAAACAACCAATTCAGTATTGCATAGTCATCAATAAAGAGCACAATTTCAAAAGCCTCTGTGCTGTTGAAGCCAAACTCAGTTCTGATGATGCCTTCATGATGGCTCCAAAACCAGGTCTGGATTTCAGTCCATTTGACTTTGCCCATTTTGGCTTCCCTTCAGACAACAACTCTGGCAAAGAACGTGGTTTCCTAAAATCATCGTCAAAGTTTGGGCGCCAAATGTCTTCAAAGCCAAGAGTTGATCTGCATAAGATTTGCATTGGGAACAAGAACATCTTCACAGTGTCTGATCTAAAACCTGATACGCAGTATTACTTTGACATGTTTGCAGTAAATACTAACACTAACATGAGCACTGCATATATTGGCACCTTTGCCAGAACAAAAGAGGAGGCTAAACAAAAGACAGTTGAGCTGAAGGATGGCAAAGTAACAGATGTATTTATCAAGAGAAAGGGAGCCAAATTTCTCCGATTTGCTCCTGTTTCATCTCACCAAAAAGTCATCTTCTCTGTTCATTCGTGCCTGGATGCTGTTCAGATCCAAGTTAGAAGGGATGGAAAACTTCTCTTGTCTCAAAACGTTGAGGGTGTACGGCAGTTTCAGCTTcgaggaaaagcaaaagctaaaTATCTAATCAGgctgaaaggaagcaaaaaaggTGCTTCCATGTTGAAGATTTTGGCTACAACAAGGCCCAATAAACagtcatttccttctcttcctgaaGATACGAGAATCAAAGCCTTCGACAAACTTCGCACATGTTCTTCTGTCACAGTGGCATGGCTAGGGACGCAAGAGAGAAACAAATTCTGCATTTACAAAAAGGAAGTGGATGATAATTAtaatgaagaacagaagaaaagagaacagaaccaGTGCTTGGGTCCAGATACaaggaagaaatcagaaaaggtTCTCTGTAAATACTTCCACAGCCAGAATATACAGAAAGCAGTTACTACAGAGACAATTCGAGGCCTGCAGCCTGGCAAATCCTACTTGCTGGATGTTTATGTCATAGGGCATGGAGGGCACTCTGTTAAATACCAGAGCAAATTGGTGAAAACAAGGAAGTTCTGTTAG